The Pyxidicoccus sp. MSG2 DNA segment AGCAAGTTCGTCGTCATCAAGAGGGTCCTGGCCCACTACGCGGAAGACCCCGAGTTTGCCGCCATGTTCCTCAACGAGGCGCGCATCTCCATCGGACTCAGCCACGGCAACATCGTTCAGGTCTTCGACTTCGGGCAGGTGGATGGCGAGTATTTCCTCGCGATGGAGTTGGTGGACGGGCAGCCATTGTCGCGAGTCCTGAAGACGGCTCGGATGCAGGGCCTGCCGTCGCTTCCGGCTCCGCTCGCGGTAGGGATTGCCATCGAGATGTGCCGTGGACTGCACCACGCTCATGAGCGTGCGGACGAGCAGGGGCGCCCCCTGGGGTTGGTACATCGTGACATCTCTCCTGACAACGTGCTGATCAGCTACGAGGGGGAGGTGAAGATTTCCGACTTTGGTATCGCCAAGGCCCGAATGGTCGGACGTCAGGAGACGGACGCGGGCGTGGTGAAGGGCAAATATCCCTATTTCTCTCCGGAGCAGGCACGCGGCCATGCACTGGACGCTCGCTCGGACGTCTATGCGGTGGGCGTGGTGCTCTACCAGATGCTCTGCGGCCGTCGTCCGACGGAGGGTAACGAGCTCGAGGTCATGCAGTGCATCGTGGAGGGCCGCATCAAGCCTCTGGGCACCGTCAATGAGAAGCTGGACTCGCGGCTGGTCGAGATTGTCCATCAGGCGCTGGCGGTCGACCTCAGGGTCCGGTTTTCGACCGCGGAGGCGCTACAGCAAGCATTGTCCGACTGGATGGGACTGGAAGCTCCACTCTTTCGCTCGACGACGCGCAAGCATCTGATGGGGTGGCTCTTCCAGACGGAGCTCGCCTCCGTGGGCAGGGTCATGCGTGTCCCGGCGGAGCTTCTGCGTCAGGTGGAGGCGTGGCGCGAGAGAATGGCTGTCGCTCCTCTCCCGATGCCCAGAGAAGGTGCGGGTCTCGAGACGCCACGCCGACAGCGATGGGAGATGGAGTCCGTACTTCCAAGTCCGCTGACACAACAACGGCAGGGCGGTCAGCCCGGAGCGGAAGTTCTCCGGCCAGTTCCGCGAGATGCAGAGAGGTTGCCGGAGCCGTTGCCGCAAACGCCTCCCCACGAAGGAGGCACTGGGGACTCCTCACGCTTGAACAGCTCCGTCCCAGCTCCGGCATCCATGGGAGGAGGTGCAAGCGCTCTGCGGGTATTGGGCATCTGCATGGGAGTGGTCGGCCTGGTCGTGATAGGGGTGTTCTGGTTGAAGGACATGCGGCCGGCCGCATTGTGGCGCGTGGTCATCAATTCCAGTCCGGCGGGTGCATATGTCGTCATTGATGGAGTCGTGAAGGGGACGACGCCCTTGACGGTGGAGTCCGGGTTGCCGAGCGGGCCGCA contains these protein-coding regions:
- a CDS encoding protein kinase domain-containing protein, whose amino-acid sequence is MSEASATLFGKYELLERLGTGGMAVVFRARYTAAPGVSKFVVIKRVLAHYAEDPEFAAMFLNEARISIGLSHGNIVQVFDFGQVDGEYFLAMELVDGQPLSRVLKTARMQGLPSLPAPLAVGIAIEMCRGLHHAHERADEQGRPLGLVHRDISPDNVLISYEGEVKISDFGIAKARMVGRQETDAGVVKGKYPYFSPEQARGHALDARSDVYAVGVVLYQMLCGRRPTEGNELEVMQCIVEGRIKPLGTVNEKLDSRLVEIVHQALAVDLRVRFSTAEALQQALSDWMGLEAPLFRSTTRKHLMGWLFQTELASVGRVMRVPAELLRQVEAWRERMAVAPLPMPREGAGLETPRRQRWEMESVLPSPLTQQRQGGQPGAEVLRPVPRDAERLPEPLPQTPPHEGGTGDSSRLNSSVPAPASMGGGASALRVLGICMGVVGLVVIGVFWLKDMRPAALWRVVINSSPAGAYVVIDGVVKGTTPLTVESGLPSGPQRLVLVASGTKSWVRTLAATELDESVDARLEPLNLQVPTSTVPGADGMLPLGGPEIPFQMTDSLPARMLLEEGKKPSRPKARARWMVLDPKHTYTAWIARTGNALPVSDQVPDHLMEQRLLMAVPDDVGLPQSSVAQVLTDKPSALPPAEVVYFFFLENSGDGLGGSEFVVINVRDEVTRETVSLGVDAELHSQEALPSSQALIRNLLEERRYVVEVRNLGEDKGELIMITPPGGRVSGREAWKLVQGLEAGRYEVSGVQQMEFAMPRRKGAETTARLEVTVDVVDDVQVPSDGAASAEDSSVSREWTPLQQGRDLIRRNQLRAAQQQFMECVSWKPYSHWCHLELGRVSSRLGDIELAEKSYSRYLQLEPSGTGASEALKFVAGMLKSRQR